A single region of the Triticum dicoccoides isolate Atlit2015 ecotype Zavitan chromosome 2B, WEW_v2.0, whole genome shotgun sequence genome encodes:
- the LOC119366828 gene encoding tyrosine N-monooxygenase-like: MTLGTLVIMATMLVYFLLKNKRVLLSQKQWGQRGRLPPGPAALPIIGNMHQVILSKPAVFRWIHGLLKEMNTDIMCLRLGATHVIVVTCPQIASEVLRKNDEVFASRPTTFASGIFSFGYKGSIFSPHGDQWKKMRRILTVEILASSMERKLHHLRKEEYDYLVRYINKTHCSDMACQSNIVNVRHVTQHFVGNMIRRLVFGKRYFTDLPASSTSGPGHDEVAHVAALFTALNHLYSFCVSDYFPALIGLDLDGHEKVSKDAMQTINRLHDPIIEERMHERSFTPEKGPRDFLDVLAHLKDVEGKPMLSLEDIRAQTAEMMFAAVDNPSNAVEWELAEMMNMPEIMQKATEELDAVVGKDRLVQESDIPQLNYLKSCIREAFRLHPYHALNVPHVAMADTTIAGYTIPKDSHILLSRLGLGRNPKIWTEPLEFQPERHLNTANVLLTDPGLRFILFSSGRRGCPGISLGTSMTMMLFARMLQGFTWTKLPGVKSINLQEGNAGLALAEPLVLQATPRLAAHLYI, from the exons ATGACTCTTGGTACTCTGGTTATCATGGCCACCATGCTGGTGTATTTTCTCTTGAAAAATAAAAGAGTGCTATTGTCCCAGAAGCAATGGGGGCAACGAGGCAGGCTGCCCCCGGGGCCTGCGGCGCTGCCCATCATCGGTAACATGCATCAGGTGATTCTGAGCAAGCCGGCGGTATTCCGATGGATCCATGGCCTACTCAAGGAGATGAACACAGACATCATGTGCCTCCGTCTAGGAGCTACTCATGTCATTGTTGTGACATGTCCACAGATAGCCTCTGAGGTACTAAGAAAAAATGATGAAGTTTTTGCCTCCCGTCCCACCACCTTCGCCTCGGGCATATTCAGCTTCGGGTACAAGGGCTCCATCTTCTCACCACATGGAGACCAGTGGAAGAAGATGAGGCGCATCCTCACTGTTGAGATCCTCGCCTCGTCCATGGAGCGAAAGCTCCACCACCTACGGAAAGAGGAGTACGACTACCTTGTGAGGTACATTAATAAAACTCATTGCAGCGACATGGCATGTCAAAGCAACATTGTAAACGTCCGTCATGTAACCCAACACTTCGTTGGTAACATGATCAGAAGGCTTGTGTTCGGTAAAAGATACTTCACTGACCTACCAGCTTCATCCACTAGTGGGCCTGGACATGATGAGGTGGCACATGTTGCCGCTCTCTTCACAGCCCTCAACCATCTCTACAGCTTTTGTGTGTCCGACTACTTCCCTGCCCTCATAGGCCTCGACCTGGATGGCCATGAAAAGGTCTCCAAGGATGCCATGCAAACAATCAACCGGTTGCATGATCCTATTATAGAGGAGCGGATGCATGAAAGGTCATTCACTCCTGAGAAAGGGCCCCGAGACTTTTTGGACGTTCTGGCTCATCTTAAAGATGTAGAGGGAAAACCAATGCTTTCCCTAGAAGACATTAGAGCACAAACAGCG GAAATGATGTTTGCCGCAGTCGATAACCCATCTAATGCGGTTGAGTGGGAACTCGCTGAGATGATGAACATGCCagagatcatgcaaaaagcaaccgAGGAACTCGATGCTGTCGTCGGTAAAGATAGACTGGTGCAAGAGTCTGACATTCCTCAGCTAAACTATCTCAAATCGTGCATCCGGGAGGCCTTCCGTTTACACCCATACCATGCTCTTAACGTACCCCATGTCGCCATGGCGGACACAACTATTGCTGGCTACACCATTCCCAAGGATAGCCACATACTTTTAAGCCGGCTTGGACTTGGCCGCAATCCCAAGATCTGGACTGAACCACTGGAGTTTCAGCCTGAGAGGCATTTGAACACTGCGAATGTACTTCTCACTGATCCAGGCCTACGTTTCATTTTATTTAGCAGTGGGAGGAGGGGTTGTCCTGGGATTTCACTTGGTACCTCTATGACAATGATGTTGTTCGCAAGGATGTTGCAGGGATTCACTTGGACAAAGCTTCCCGGCGTTAAGAGTATCAATCTGCAAGAAGGCAATGCGGGCCTTGCACTAGCTGAACCCCTTGTTCTGCAAGCTACACCACGGTTGGCTGCACATCTCTATATATGA